The region GATCACCACCCGCGTGAGGATGTACCAGCGCCCGGCCCCGTGGACCTTGGCTACGTTCTTGTGGATCAGATCCACGCGTGGCACGCCGACCAGGGTCGCGACGAAGATCGGGAAGAAGGCGCCGAGCCAGATGAGGAACACGTACCGGGAGAACCCGGAGAGCAGCACGATCGTCAGGGGAATCCACGCGATCGGCGGGATGAAGCGGAACGGCTCCAGCGCGGCCCGTGTGCCGATGTACAGGGGCTTGTAGAGTCCCATCAGGAGGCCCAGCGGCACGCCGAGCACGACGCCCATCGAGAAGCCGGCGAGCAGTCGGAACAGGCTCCAGCGGATGTGGGTGAGCAGCGAGTTCCCGGTGACGTCGCCGTTGACCCAGAGGTCGCCCATCGCCCGCCACACCTGGAGCGGGCTGGGGAAGAAGACGGAGTGGACGAGCCAGGTTGCCGCCTGCCAGACGGCCAGCACGGCCAGCGCCGCCAAGACGTTGTGAAGCAGCACCCGGACCGGCCACCGCTCGTGCGCGGCGGCGGGGCGCGCCGCCGCGCGTGCGACCGCGCGGACCTCAGCCTCGACCTTCATCGTCGGCCCCCCGCTACTTCTTCGGCTCCCACCCCTTGAGCGACTCCTCGGCCTTGCGGAGGGGGGCGTAGTCGACGAACCGCTTCATGTAGTCGTCGAAGCTCTTCACCCGCTCGGCCGTGATCTTCTTGGTGTCGAGCAGCGCCTGGAAGATGATCTGCGAGCTCTTGAGCTCCATGTACGGGTCGGTGATCTTGACCTGGCCCTTCCCGAGCCGCGCGACCTCGAGCGCGTCGGGGAAGTTCATCGCCTTCGCGATGAGCCGAAGCCCCTCGTCCTCGTGCTTCTCGTAGTAGCGCATCCCCTTGACGAGCGCGCGGGTGAAGCCCAGGGCGACGTCGGGGCTCGACTTGACGATCTGGCGGTTGAGGACCACCTGGAGGCTCTCGGCCCCGGGGATGACGGGCAGCGGCGCCAGGTAGTGGGCGCCCTTCACCGACCGCACGGTGGTGGCGGCGACGGTCTCCCAGCAGAGGACGCCGGCCACCTCGCCCTTCTCGAGCATCGCCACCAGGTCCGTGATCTTGGCGGAGACGTGCTCGACCTTGATCCCGTGCGCCTTCTCGTAGAGCGTCAGCATCGTGTCGTGGATCGTCCCCAGGCCCGGCGTCCCGACGCGCTTGCCGTTGAGGTCCTTCGCCGACCTGATCTCCGGGCGCGCCACCAGCGGAGCGTTCCCCTTCGTGATGGACATCAGGACGACGAAGTCCGAGCCCTGGGCCGCGGCCTGGATGTAGGGCCCGAGTCCCGCCATCAGTGCGTCCACCTCCCCCTTGTTGTAGTCGAGGAGCGTGGCGGGGCCGTTCGGATACGTCCGGCGGACGGTCGTGATCCCCTCCTCCCTGAAGTACCCCTTCTCGACGGCGATCCAGTACGGGCCGTAGTCCAGCTCGGAGCCGATCTGGTCGCCCACCCTGATCGTCGTCGTCTTCTGCGCGGTCCCGACCCCGGGCTGTCCCGCGACGATGCATACCGCGATCCCGGCCGCCGCCAGCCACGTCACGTGCTTCATGTCGACCGTCCTCCGTCGTCCGCTCGGTTCACTGCACGTCGAACTTGATCCGCGGCTTCGACCAGTACGTGGGCAGCACCGCGAGGCGCGGATGCGGGCCCATCAGGCGCCGCGCCTCGCTCCAGGCCGCGGCGAAGTCCGGCGTGACCATGCAACCCAGACGGTCCCAGTGCTCCCCCGGCCTGGCGCCGGCCATGATGATGCGCCCCGCCGTGGTCATCGCGTACTCGTCCTCGTTGAACAGCCAGAAGGGGTGATACGGATGGTAGGCGCCGCCCGCGCGGTAGCGCGCGACCAGCGCCGGGTCGCGCCCGATGCCCTCCGCCGCGCGGGCGAGCGCCACGAACGAGCGCGTCCGGCCGAACTCCCGGATCGCCTCCTCGTACCCCGGATGGGTGGCGGGATCGACGACGCCCGCGCTGTCGGTGACGCCGATCACGATGCCGCCGTGCCGGAGCAGTGGCGCGCCGAGCCAGAGCCGTGTGGGGAACGCGACCCCCGTCAGCGCAATGAGCGGGTTGGCGGCGAGGCCGTAGAGGAACGCGCGGGCCAGGCCGACGACGAGCACG is a window of Candidatus Rokuibacteriota bacterium DNA encoding:
- a CDS encoding ABC transporter permease, producing MKVEAEVRAVARAAARPAAAHERWPVRVLLHNVLAALAVLAVWQAATWLVHSVFFPSPLQVWRAMGDLWVNGDVTGNSLLTHIRWSLFRLLAGFSMGVVLGVPLGLLMGLYKPLYIGTRAALEPFRFIPPIAWIPLTIVLLSGFSRYVFLIWLGAFFPIFVATLVGVPRVDLIHKNVAKVHGAGRWYILTRVVIPSVLPDILGGMRVGMGTAWMTIVAAEMSGGETTGIGRMMVNYAELLRIPEIVVGMILIGVLGLLMNEVLIRIEKRLFRWRWEVSL
- a CDS encoding ABC transporter substrate-binding protein; its protein translation is MKHVTWLAAAGIAVCIVAGQPGVGTAQKTTTIRVGDQIGSELDYGPYWIAVEKGYFREEGITTVRRTYPNGPATLLDYNKGEVDALMAGLGPYIQAAAQGSDFVVLMSITKGNAPLVARPEIRSAKDLNGKRVGTPGLGTIHDTMLTLYEKAHGIKVEHVSAKITDLVAMLEKGEVAGVLCWETVAATTVRSVKGAHYLAPLPVIPGAESLQVVLNRQIVKSSPDVALGFTRALVKGMRYYEKHEDEGLRLIAKAMNFPDALEVARLGKGQVKITDPYMELKSSQIIFQALLDTKKITAERVKSFDDYMKRFVDYAPLRKAEESLKGWEPKK